GAACAGAATTATAAATATTGAGAATACCAGTGACAGTGGTAATATAGCTCTCGTTTTGGCTAAATATCCAATTAAAACAAGTAGCTTTATTTTGACAGATGAGAATGGTAAACCAGTTCCGCTTAATGAACCATTACAGTACAAAGAATCTGGTACCCATTCCCTCACTCTTAAATGTCAAAACACATTGGGTAAATGGTCAGACCCTTACACTGTGGAATTTGAAGTGTTTGAGGACATTGCACCAAATATCGAATTGAATCTGATGGACAAAACGTGGTATTTGTCGGAAATGTTGGAGGTACCCCAGTTATATTCTACCAAAATTAATTCGTAAAATATAAAAGTTCATCCCTGATATAATTTAACCATAGCGAATATTGTCAATCACCCTAATGCTGTATCCTTTTATTTACCGGCAAGACTTACCCATGTTTTCCGAAACTACGACAAAGGATCTCCAACATAGTCACCTAACCATTACTGCATAAATATACATACTTTCTTTTTCAGTAACCCTAGTTAAATGGATAAGTTCCTGGGGGGTCGCCCATGACCTCCCCCCGGTTCATTTTCTTAAATATATTTAAATTTTGGTAGTGGATTTTTTGATTAAGAGACTTAAACCAGTATAACACTCTGCTTTTTGAACAATTTATATATTTACTAAGCTTGAAGCGATTGGCAGTTATTTTAATCTTTTCAAATTGAGGTTTCGCACTGCTTGTAGTTTCATTAAAAATATGTACTTCTCCCAAGTTATCAATAGTATTTGCCCCTGGTTCTTCAAATGAATTATTTTCATCGTTTTTTTGCTCTCTATTATCCTGCTCGTTTTTATACACGGATGTCGTACATGGACGAGCTGGTTCATTGTATTCAGATTCTGAAAAAGAAATATCCTCCTGGAGTGAACCAGACATTTCAAATTGGGCTTGATCCACTTCGTTTTCAGCTTCATATTTTGATATTTCTTCAAAATTGCAGGGCATTATCTTATATAAATTTGAGGTTTGACCTCCGTCCTTCCTGAATCGTGGAGTCCGTTCTACTGCTCCGTATTTACACAGTTCTCTCATGGCTCTTTTTATTGTTGAGATTGATTTGCCCACTATCTGAGCGATTCTGTTTAGCGATGGAAAACAGGTTTGATTAGTGTTATCTGCATGTTTGCACAGACAAAGATATACGAACCTTGCACTTTGGGATACGATACTTCCTTTAAAACAAATACTGTCAAAAGCCTCATTCATGTACATATTTATATAAGCCTCCATTTTTTTCTGTAGTAATTGATAAGGCCCCATGAAGTTTTACTCATGGAGCCTTGATAATTTAAAAAAGTTTAACCATATTATCATTTGTTTTCTCTTTGATGTATTCCTGAAATATTCTTTGGAATACATCGCTATTTACATCCTCTGCAAACATATCAGGGGTATATTCGGTAAAATATACGCTAATATGCTTGTCTCCGAATAAGTCCGCTAAGTGAGCTTTTTCATGTTCCGGTGTAAATGCCAGGCAAAGATTTATTTTGTAACAACCGTACTTTTGAAGTAGCTCTATCTTTTTCTTTATCTCCTGTAGCTCATATGGCTTGCTTGTCCCACAGAGTATTGCTACATTGCAGTTCTTTGCAAATTCTAATGCTCCTTCGCTGCTTTCATCTTGGATAACCCTGCTCATATCATTTATTACAAAGTTTACTTCTTCAGGTATTTCACCTTTCAAATACACTACACCCTCACGCTCAAAGCGGTTTTCGGTAACGGCT
This genomic stretch from Ruminiclostridium cellulolyticum H10 harbors:
- a CDS encoding helix-turn-helix domain-containing protein, encoding MYMNEAFDSICFKGSIVSQSARFVYLCLCKHADNTNQTCFPSLNRIAQIVGKSISTIKRAMRELCKYGAVERTPRFRKDGGQTSNLYKIMPCNFEEISKYEAENEVDQAQFEMSGSLQEDISFSESEYNEPARPCTTSVYKNEQDNREQKNDENNSFEEPGANTIDNLGEVHIFNETTSSAKPQFEKIKITANRFKLSKYINCSKSRVLYWFKSLNQKIHYQNLNIFKKMNRGEVMGDPPGTYPFN